Genomic window (Syngnathus typhle isolate RoL2023-S1 ecotype Sweden linkage group LG4, RoL_Styp_1.0, whole genome shotgun sequence):
tcatctaactcatcccgggggatcccaaggcgttcccaggccagctgagagacatctctccagcgcgtcctgggtcgtccccggggtctcctaccggtgggacatgcccggaacacctccccagggaggcgtccaggaggcatcctgatgagatgcccgagccacctcatctggctcctctcaacgtggaggagtagcgactctactccgagtctctcccggatgaccgaacttctcaccctatctctaagggagagcccggacatcctgcggagaaaactcatttcggccgcttgtagccgggatctcgttctttcggtcacgacccatagctcgtgaccatagatgagggtaggagcgtaaatcgaccggtaaattgagagctttgccttttggctcagctctctctttaccacgacggatcggtacagagtccgcattactgccgacgctgcaccgatccgcctgtcgatctcgcgctccatcctcccctcactcgtgaacaagaccccaagatacttaaactcctccacttggggcaggatctcatccccgatccggagagggcattccacccttttccgatcgaggaccatggactcggatttgaaggtgctgaccctcatcccaaccgcttcgcactcggctgcaaaccgctccagtgagagctggagatcacagcctgaagaagccaaaagcaccacgtcgtctgcaaaaagtagagacgcgatgctgaggtccccaaatcggacaccctcaacgcctcggctgcgcctagaaattctgtccataaaaattataaacagaatcggtgacaaagagcagccttggcggagtccaaccctcactgggaacgaatccgacttactgccggaaatgcggaccaaactctggcatcggtgatacagggaccgaaccgcccttatcagttggctcggtaccccgtactcccgaagcaccccccacaggacctcccgagggacacggtcgaacgccttctccaagtccacaaaacacatgtggactggttgggcgaactcccatgcaccctcgaggatcctgctgagggtgaagagctggtccactgttccacggccaggacgaaagccacactgttcctcctgaatccgaggttcgacctcccgacggaccctcctctccagcacccctgaatagacctaaAATCGAAAATCAGTCTCCTGTAATGTATTGATTAATTTATTATGGATCACCTGTGCAAATAATTTTGCTGTCTAAACAGCATTGTCACATGTTCCATTTGTGACTTGGATCATTTTGGAAAAAGAGAAGTGCTCATTAAGGCCTTTAGTGTACAAAAGTCCAATTACGAGTTCAGCTCATTAGGAATGGGAGCACAAATAAgtgttatatttatattttgtccAGTGAATGTAACAGTGGTGATTATTTGTGCGTAAAACGCTGAACCCTAATCTTCAGAATTAAGTAGAATAATTATTTTGAGGTCTTGTAGCACTGAGCACTAGTTTGAGGCTTGTGGGACACACACACTGTTGTGATACCATCTTGAAGAATGAATGTGAAATTTTCTCGACATTCATACATGTGCAGCACAACCAAAATGTGACGAAAAAAACCCTGACACTTCCATTTAATGTTGGTATTAAATGAAATCCTCTGAGCTgatacaaatgttgaaaagcagACGGTCTGACGTTAAGCTGGCTCTTGTGTCCTCCAGTCACTAAAACGTTGCATACAACATTGAGTTTTACAAAATACTTGGATGCTTCTCTCCTTTACTTATTCTCTCACTTAGTCTCCATGTCCtctattttccttttttctccccaaATCAGCTCCCGCTGTCCTGAAATACGGGTTACCCTTAGGAGAAGGATAATTATTAACAATTAACATTCATAATGATGTctccgtccctggacagccttCGCAGATACTCAGTCAAATGGATTTAGAATTCAATTTTGACTTTACATAATCCAATAAAAAATGCAGTAGCGGCATTAtataaaaaagacaaactttCTTTCTTGTATGCTCCGTATAATTTCTACAAGccatgtttttatattttacttGTAGGAATCATTGGTTAGTTTCTTTCCAATGggtcaaatgtgtttttgtcaacaTGTTTGAGGTATTCTTTTTTCCTTGAGTCAGAAAAGCAACCCAAAGCAAACAATTGAACCAAAAGAAACCGTGTCTGATTAGAGACAAGCTGTTGCCTCCGAAACCTGCCAACATGTGACTAACCGGAAGATCTTGATCATGTACTTTATTATCCAAGTCAGCATTGGCAGCAGGTTTGCGTTTTGATGTTCATATTTCCAAGCAGTTGTTGACGTTGGCTGTTGCTTCTCGCAATTGTagtagaaaattgatggatgaagaaaaaaaaaagaacaatttgcAAATGTGCGTTTTAATCAGTCAGCTGTGCATCACATCTGCATGTGAGGCTTCAACTAGAAAATTGTCGCTAATTTGTGCTACAATAACTCCATCCCTCatcaatgaaagaaaaacaatgttaattgataatatatatataaactatgATAAGAAATACTCATGATTTCTAAAGCCACAGTCGAGGTGGCCAGATACAGCTGCGGCCACAGGTTCCCGACCCACGCTCCGACCGATTACCACAAGAGCACACGCAGTCACGGGCTAAACACCCACCCTCCAGTTCTTGTATTGTGGCCGTGAAGCGGAATTCTCAGGGTGGTGACACTGACATATCAATAACTTTCTGCCAGCATGGAGTTCAGGCCGAGCTCATAGGAGCTGTCAGTTGTATTTGACAGAGTACAATAAAGAATCTGTCAAATCCACAGACATTTTAAGGCCACTGGGAAAGTAATCCACCTGGAACGAAGTATGTACATCTTAGCAAACTGTCAACAGTGTTAAGACATAACTTCAACCCTAGAGTATTTTCTTTTATAACAGTAGAAAATCCTGTTCAACAAACTCACTTCCAATGGTTCCTTGCTTGTTCAAAAGACAAACTCATTATTGTAGCACCCAAATGGCAACTTAAAAAGCAGGTGCCCCACCCATAAATGTTTTTAGAGTCTGTGGCACTAGCACATGCCTAAAGGCAGTGCTGAAGAATTTAAAAAGTAGCAGGAAGCTCTGTGTTGTCACTGAGATGAACCAGCCTTATTCAGAAGCCTGAAACGCTTTGAAGAATTTGGCTTGGTAACTTGAAGGCTCCGACGTATCAATAGCCCCGTAATCTTCCACCAATAGCCGCTAAAGGTCATTATCAACGCTTGAAATGGGCCAGTACAAAATACCAGCACTCAGTTTTAACCTCTAGCATACCTGGACTTTTCTCACAGAGACTTCATGTACACCTACAGTGTTCTCTTTTTGGATTTCTCTCTAAGCATGTGTTGATTTGAGTAGCCTAACAACcattacatattttttttttctgggtctGGCTGTGGTTTATTTAGCATGTCATTTAGAGATGCACACAGGTAAGCAGCAAGCGTGCTTATAATGTAATGCGCTGTcaatgcaaattttaacttcattcAATCCATTCATTTATTAATATGATCTGTTGTTACCTACCACATAATTCATCTGGCAACAGTCAACTGTGGGGACTACCTGCACTGTTTTGTATGTCACTGGTTTTCTTCTCCTCAGCAAATTGGGACATTGCACAGGTGCGTGCCTGAGACTCCGCCCATCACCTGGATCGGGCCTTGGAAAAATACTGGGGAAGAGAAAGGATCATGTCACTGatcatttatgattttttttcctttggaacattttttttaattataaataaataaataaataaataaataaataaataaataaataaataaataaataaataaataaataaataaataaataaataaataaataaataaataaataaataaataaataaataaataaataaataaataaacaagcaagCTATTTATATCATCTAATCAAATAATTGATAGATGGCAATCATATTCTGGTTTGTAGTCTATGACTGCAATCATGACCAATTATTTTACCGTAACCAAATGATTGGTTTCATATTACTTTTGTGTCTCATCATGATAGTTTAACATATTTTGTGCAAAATAATTGGCTTTCCTTTCCTCCGGGGTTGATTCAGCGGGAGAGGTCAAAGTGTGAATATTCAGTGGGCCTCGCCTGTGTTTTGCATAGATTTTTTATCAAGacataattgtgataaatgatGCATGTAATCAAGCATTAAATACTGCTAGAATATGCAAAGCTCCAAAGTTTAACAATGACTAGCATCCGCCCTTTGTCCCGAGGCGATAGGTGCCATCTGGCCGCAGCCATTACCTGTGACCTGAGTGCCAGACTCCTTAGTGAGCGAGGAAGCTCAACATCGGCAGGTCAAGCACCCCCCACACCCGAACACATGGACGCAACCTTGCCAGAGGTGTTAGGGGACAAATTACAATTTTGACAATGCCGCATCCTCAAGGTTCTTCTCTCATGTAGGCAACTTGAGTATCATACCATAAAGTTTACTCTCAACCCCTGAGTGATTATTTCTGCAACACATGTTGCCAGAATACAGATCGCTGACATCTCGCGTATACAAGATCATATGCGACAGAGTAGTATGTGTAGCTCTAGAGCAAggatgcaaattttaaaagttaaaCTAAAGTTGAAAAGTGAAAGTAGTAGAAGCCAGTGATTCCTCAGAGCAAATAATGTAATAATCTTTTGATATCAAATATTCAAGCAATGTGTCAAGCTGTTGACTGGACACATTAAGGATTACGTCTGCCAAATGAGAAAAATTGCTGCTCTTCTTCTGCAGGATGTAAATAGATTAATTTAGGACATAAAATGTCATTTACCACATCGCAATTTTTCGTCTTTAAATATAGGTAAGGAAAAGCAGGTGCGCGATGttaagtgcagtgtgaaaaggccCTAACAGCCCTATTATTGACGGCCACTGCTCAATTCTGTCTTTTTCAAATGTTACTTTATGCCATAATTAGTCACATGCTTGCACCCTTATTCATATGAATACAAAGTAATTTCTGAATATTTTATTTAGATGATTAAGTATGCCGGTTGCAGCCTTTCTTCAGAAAGTTCCAAATGAAGCATAATTGCTTTTACAACATGTTCCTGGCTGTGATAACGACACTATGAACAAGCAGCAGTAATGATTTAACGCTGGATATTTTGCCACTTTGACACATTTCTGGCAAGTCTGTAGTCTCTCATATGGCTATTATGTAAATTTGCTTTCAACAGGTTTGGTCTATTTGACAGAGAGAAGATTTCAATTTCTACAATTTGCATCCATGCAATTGAGTGCTAATGACATGTTTCAAGTGCTGGAAAGTGAAACCCAGATAGAAATAAGACAAAGATAGAAAACGTGGGCAAGAGGAAATGAGACACGTAAGGAAGCAATCGGAGCCCAGTTTCGTAAGTACCATTTGAGGAGCGAGATAGAATTGTCTGCAGGTGACACGCTTTTCAATTGTCATTTCCTCTCATTTATTAACTCCTCGCCTGCCGGAGTGTTCCTCAAGAGCAAATTCTCACAACAAATTTTGCCGGATGTTCTCATTAATCCACAGAATCCcgctttacaaaaaaatagaatTCCTTCGTCTTTTTCCAGGCACCTGAAGACGGCCTTCTTTTGTTTGCAACCTTATTTAAGATGCAGCAAAGGAGCCCAGCCTTGACATTACAGTCATTTGGATTTGGCATATCTGTTAAAGACTAATTAGTGTGAAAAAACACTGTCAAGATACCATATGGTGGCAATGACAAAGCAGCTTGCTAAGGTCTGTTGCCGCAAAgtagacttgaaaaaaaaatgtaatgcaGAAAAGATGCTCTGCGTCTCGTAAGGTACACCCTATGCAAATGAGGTCAAACATTATCATTTTGACATATTTGTTTCACGTTAACAGAGCGAGTTGGAGGGGAGgtttgtatatgtgtgtgtgtgtgggagggaggTGGGTTCGGTGTCAATGCCTCCATTATTTATTTTCGGCATCGTCTCTACCATTCGTATTAACGAGGGAAATAGCAATTGACATGCTCAATAATCTGGATCTTCAAAGTGTAATGTGATTTCTTCCAAGTACGGTTTCGATGAGAGGGTAGAGCACGGGGTCAGCGATATCCTAGGGGATTATGCTAATGCTGAATGAAGGAACATGAGTATTGTCCTCAGTCAGACGAGACAAATCCTTGTGTGATGACGCTTTGTAAAactcttttgtttgtctttctaTTTCACCGTTCTGCAACTACCGAAGtaaggcaagaaaaaaaaaacggtgagtGAATTTGGATAAAATAGAGAGGTGGAAAGGTGACTGGTCGGTTTCGGACTTTTAGGAACTGGAGGGAAGGAGAAAATTAGAAGTTGCCAATTGTTTACTACAATATGTGTGCAATCAAGAAATGTACAGCAACAAGCTCTGTGATAGAGTGGTACACAATAAGTAGAGTATCAAGACATGACAGGAAATTACACCAGGGAGTAACAATTCGCAACCAGAAAGATCAAGTGATGATGGGACCACACTGAAaaacgaaaaaagaaaaaaaaagaaatatattctTTACGGTGGTGCCCTTGTTCAGTTGTACAGTGGTACCATGACTCGTGGGTGGGTCATATGGGCATATAAAGGCGGTATATTTTGATTGCTTTGTCCAAAAAAGtcacaaattgaaaaaaataaatcaaacaatatCATACCAAAAATTCTGTAATTTTTTGTAAGAatgtacttatttatttttattttattttttacctgtttgttttgattttactCTTGAATGATTTACTCCTGCCTTGCAGGCATACGCAGGCCCTATGCCGACCCGATTAAATATTATCAGCACATGCTGCGGGCTAGTAAAACGCTGGAAGGCTCAAATGTGATGTAGCTTGAAATCTATTTTAAGTACTGGTTAATTAAATCAAATGAGGAATATGTGTCGTTAATACTCTGCAGCTACTTCCATTGAAAAGAAGCATTTTCTCCCTGACAATATTTTCAGTAGACTCCAAACAATCTTTGGGAATCACTGTATGACTACACCTTCACTgcattgtaaaaataaataacaaaatacgggggacaccctgaaccggttcccagccaattgcagggcacacggagacaaacaactatttgcactcgcactcacacctgcCGTGACGAGCCGTGACAAGAGCAACTGCATTCTTGACAAAATGATCATCTTGAAAGCATTTAAGGACCTGACTTTGATGAAAAAGATCCTTTATGAAGAGCTACCACAGTCTATTCGTGTAAAGTATTGGGGTTCTTTTTATTTGGTTTTTATTGCTAACTATTTTTATTGTGGTTGTCAATGTTAAAAATAGTGATTGTGTTTAAGGACGAGGATTCCACTTGATACGTGGATTGTTGGGTAACTTTACAAGTGCAGCACACTTTATGCTCGATTGTGCTTCAGGTACTTGCTGGATTGCGTCATATCCTGCGAAACAACGTGTTTCAACTAAAGATGTGCGTCGACTCCTGGCCTACGTTCAGCACGGCCATCTGCTACCATCAAAAGCAGGTAGAGAACGGGATACGGACCGGTCGGAGGACTAGATTTGCTTGTTTGGTTGACATATTGACATGGTCCTCCTATGAAGAATATGCAGATTGGGAGCAGTTTTGTGAAGCTTCCCCACAATTACAGCATCTTCTCCAAAAACCAAGACACTTTAAGAAGTCTGCTGAGCGATGACAAACTTGTCAAGTGGAAGAACGAAATTGAATTTGGAGGTATGAAACAGTCACATTTGACCAAAAGTAATCCTCAATTGATTGTTTTCGTGCGTCTTCGTATGCCAGCGATTGGCAAGATAAAGTCAAACttcatccaaaacatttgtgatCATTGCGAGCTGTTCAGTTTTACATTAACTTGTTACTAATTTTGTTCTTTTGTCCTTTAAGTTTCAAATCATCACTCTGAAATCGTCCGCGAAATTGCTTCTCTCAGAGGACTCCATGTTGAGGAAAATGGAGGTTACCATTCCTACATCAACTACAGCCCAGAGAAGTTGGAGATGCCAGAGTAAGAAGAAGACAAGTCATTGAATTATCTTTGTCATCTTTGTTCATATGCACTTATTCCCTCATTAGCAGAAAGATGTCCACGCTAGCAACATCTACTTTGAATGAGTCCCATGCAGAGCTTGTGGCCCAACAGTTTTCTTCTGAAGGAAGCAACAAGATCAATatagtgaaagcatacatcaaaCATCTACCAAACTGCTCTGTGGTAGATGAGAAGGGACATCCCGTGTCTTGGATGCTGACTGATGAGTTCCATTGCCTCAGAATGGCTTACACTCAACCAAAGTACAGACGGAACGGTCACTATCAAGATATGATGCTTACTCTGGTCCGGGAAAGAATATCGGAAGGTTTTCCCGTCTACTGCTATCTCCAAAAAGACAACGTGGCCTCTATTGCACTCGCGAATAAGGCTGGCTTCACCCGTGGTGAGGAGACAACCTTCATGTACATGAGTACATCTGAGAAGTAAATTATCAGCCAAAAATCTGTCTCTGTTTGGAAACCACAGACcttggaataaaaataaataaaggctcATTGTGAATGCCTGTGTAGTCTTTTACATGTTTCAATGTGTTGTCCTTTTCAGATTGCATTCTTTCAATTTCCATCCACTGTTTGTCCTTTACAAGGCCAAAGAGGGTTCTGTGCCCGTTCCAAAGGTTTGACGACCATTTGGGCTTTTAGTTCAACTGAAACACAATTTTGTCATTGGGAAAactgatgtgtttttttattctgcCATACATACTTAGGACAGGGATGGTTGACAAGACAGTAGCAGGTGTGCCAGGTCATGCATCtaagggttaaaaaaaagttctaaGGTGTGGTCACATTACGAAATTGGTATAACTGCACCTGCCCAACAGTTTGATACGGACAGTCGATTTGTGGCCGACAAAATGATCATCTTGAATGCATTCAAGGACCTGACGTTGATGAAAAATATCCTTCATCGAGAGCCACCGCAGTCCATCATTGTAATGTATTGGGTTTCTTTGCATTTGCTTTTTATTGCTACAATTGTGCTACTTGTATTGTACTAGTTTATGAGTGCGCTGTAATTTTGCTGTGCTCGATTGTGCTTCAGGTTCTTGGTGGATTGTATCACATCATGCAAAGGAACGTTTTTCAACTAAAGATGTGCGTCGACTCCTGGCCTACGTTCAGCACGGCCATCTGCTACCGTCAAAACCAGGTAGGGAAAACGACATGGATCGATTGGAGGAATTGGATTGCTTGTTTGGTTGAGGTCTACATGATCTTAGAATGAATAATTTGCAGAATGGGGGCCATTTCAAGGAGAGTCACGAGAAGTACAGCATCTTCTCCAAAAACCAAAAGACTTTAAGGCGTCTGCTGACTGATGACAAACTTCAAATCAAGTGGAGGAACGGACTTGAATTTGAAGGTAGTTGAAGCACTTTGAAACAAAAAACTTTTACCCACTGTAATTCCCGAGCAGGCAGCTTAGTATGCGTTCCCACTCAATGTGGGAGGGAAAATAGTTTACTGTTGGCCTTTCTGTCAAGGACAAAGCTGTTGACTTTGCTCTGAGCATGTACTACATCTGCTAGTTAGTCTccagtttttaaaaataatctatGGAATGTGATTTAGTTTGATGTGACGTATACAATTGAGGGGAAGCCAAAAAACGATTTtgctcttttgtcttttttagttGCAAATCATCACTCTCAAATCATCTGTGAACTTGCATCTTTCAGAGGATTCCATGTTGAGGAAAATGGAGGTTACCATTCCAACATCAACTACAGCCCAGATAAGTTGAACATGTCAGAGTAAGTAGGAGACAAGTCATTGAATTATCTTTGTCATCTTTGTTCATATGCACTTATTCCCTCATTGGCAGAAAGACGTCCACGCTAGCAACATCTACTTTGAATGAGCCCCATGCAGAGCTTGTGGTCCAACAGTTGCCTTATGCAGGAAGCAACGAGATCAATcgagtgaaagcatacatccaacaTTTACCAAACTGCTGTGTGGTGGATGAGAAGGGACATCCCGTGTCTTGGCTACTGACAGATGAGCTAAATGAGATGAGAATGGCTTACACTCAACCAAAGTACAGAAAGAAAGGTCACTTTCAAGATATGATGCATACTCTGATCCGGCAAAGAATATCAGAAGGTTTGCCCGTCTACGTCCATATCCATAAAGACAACGAGGCCGCTATTGGAGTCGTGATCAAGGCTGGCTTCACCCGTGGTGACGAGACAACCGTCACGTACATGAGTACATCTGAGAAGTAAATTATCACCCTTAAAGCTGTCTCTGTTTGGAAACCACGGACcttggaataaaaataaataaacgctCATTGTGAATGCCTGTGTAGTCTTTTACATGTTTCAATGTGTTGTCCTTTTCAGATTGCATCCTTTCAATTTCCATCCACTGTTTGTCCTTTACAAGCCCAAAGAGGATTCTGTGCCCGTTCCAAAGGTTGACGACCATTTGGGCTTTTAGTTCAACTGAAACACAATTTTGTCTTTGGGAAAACgtatgtgttgtttttttttttttattctgtcatctttttaaaacaatGGTCACACTTGATCAGGACATGGATGCTTGACAAGACAGCGACAGGTGTGCTAGGGCATGCATCTAAGGGTTAAAAAGAATTTTCCAGGGTGTGGTTACATAAGAAAATGTGTATAACTGCACCTGCACACCGGAGCTGAACAGTTTGAGACAAACCGTCGACTAAAATGATCATCTTGAAGGCATTCAAGGACCTGACGCTGATGAAAAATATTCTTTATCAAGAGTTACCCCAGTCCATTAGTGTAATGTATTGGGTTTCTTTGTATTTGCTTTTTATTGCTACTATGATGCTGCTTTTATTGAACTAGTTTATTTTAAAGTTTCGAGTTGTTCATTGGGCAACTCGATGAGTGCACTGTAATTTTGCTGCGCTCAATTGTGCTTTAGGTTCTTGGTGGATTGCATCATATTCTGCAAAACAATGTGTTTCAACTAAAGATGTGCGTCGACTCCTGGCCTACGTTCAGCACCGCCATCTGCTACCGTCCAAATAAGGTAGTGAAAACGACATGGATCGACTGGAAGAATTGGATTGCTTGTTTGGTTGAGGTCTACATGATCTTGTAATGAATGATTTGCAGATTAGGGGCAGTTTCAAGGAAATCAGTGAGAAATACACGATTTTCACCAAAAGCCAAAACTCTTTAAGACGTCTGCTGACTGATGACAAACTTCAAATCAAGTGGAGGAACGGACTTGAATTTGAAGGTAGTTGAAGCAGTTTGAAACAAGAAACTTTTACCCACTGTAATTCCCTAGCAGGCATTTTAGCATCTGTTCTCACTCAGTGTGGgtgtgaatgtttgtgtgtaaaCATGATGAAAACTCCAAGATATTTAGTGTTTGGTGCAACTGCTTGTAACCAGCAGTCTTTTTCGTAAACTGCTTTTCTTGTTCAAGCTTAGTTGATTTTGAAACACTTTTGGGCTTGTTATTTGATTGGTCGATTCAAATGAAGTGGTATTCAAGTGAAGGTGTTTATATTCTGTTTCTTTACACTTGTCTCAAAAAATATTGGAACAGTGGTCAAAAAGAGGGAATTTGCGCCTTTATGAAAGGACAAGGCCTGCGAGATCATTTTTCATTGCCATCATTTGTCCATTTAATTTGGCATTTGTTCTGAAAGGACACAAGTGATAAAGCCGTTCACTTTGCTCTCAGCATGTATGTAAATCTGCTAGTTAGTATCCactgtttaaaaataatatatggaATGTCACTTAGTTTAATGTGACGTATACAATTGAGGGGACGCAAAAAACGTACTGTGTTCTTTTGTCTTTAAAGTTTCAAATAATCACTCTCAAATCATCCGTGAAATTGCATCTCTCAGAGGATTCCATGTTAAGGAACATGGAGGTCACCATTCCTACATCAACTACAACCCAGAGAAGTTGAACATATCGGAGTGAGTAGAAGACAAGACATTGAATTATCTTTGTCATCTTTGTTCATTTACACTCATCCACTCATTTACAGAAAGACATCCACGCTAGCAACATCTACTTTGAATGAGTCCCATGTGGACCTTGTGGTCCAACAGTTATCTTTTGGAGGAAAGAAAGAGAACTTCAATCGAATAGAAGCCTATATCAAACATCTGCCAAACTGCTGTGTGGTGGATGAGAAGGGACATCCCGTGTCTTGGCTGCTGACTGATGAGTTCAATGGCCTCAGAATGGCTTACACTCAACCAAAGTACAGACGAAAAGGTCACTTTCAAGATATAATGCATACGCTGATCCGGCAAAGAATATCGGAAGGTTTGCCCGTCTACTGCTATCTCCATAAAGACAACATGGCCTCTATTGGAATCGCGAATAAGGCTGGCCTCACCCGTGGTGAGGAGACAACCTCACGTTCAGCACGACCATCTGCTACTATCAAAATCAGGTCGGGAAAACAACATGGATTTATTGGAGTAATTGGATTGCTTGTTTTGTTGAGGTCAACATGATCTTGTAATGAATGATTTGCAGATTGGGAGTAATTTCAAGGAAATCATTGAGAAATACAGCATCTTCTCAAAAAACCAAAACTCTTTAAGAAATCTGCTGACAACAACATGAGTACATCTGAAAAGGAAATGATCACCCAAAAATGTGTCTTTGTTTGGAAACCACAGATcttggaataaaaataaaaatgtcctttTCAGATTGCATTCTTTCAATTTCCATCCACTGTTTGTCCTTTACAAGGCCAAAGAGGATTCTGTGCCCGTTCCAAAGGTTTGACGACCACTTGGGCTTTTAGTTCAATTGAAACACAATTTTGTCTTTGGAAAaacctgtgttttttttttttttttttattctgtcatctttttaaaacaatGGTCACACTTGATCAGGACATGGATGATTGACAATACAGCAACAGGTGTGCTAGGGTATGCATCTAAGGGTTAAAAAGAATTTTCCAGGGTGTGGTTACATAAGAAAATGTGTATAACTGCACCTGCACACCGGAGCTGAACAGTTTGAGACAAACCGTCGACTAAAATGATCATCTTGAAGGCATTCAAGGACCTGACGCTGATGAAAAATATTCTTTATCAAGAGTTACCCCAGTCCATTA
Coding sequences:
- the LOC133153017 gene encoding glycine-N-acyltransferase-like protein 3 isoform X1 — translated: MIILKAFKDLTLMKKILYEELPQSIRVLAGLRHILRNNVFQLKMCVDSWPTFSTAICYHQKQNMQIGSSFVKLPHNYSIFSKNQDTLRSLLSDDKLVKWKNEIEFGVSNHHSEIVREIASLRGLHVEENGGYHSYINYSPEKLEMPDRKMSTLATSTLNESHAELVAQQFSSEGSNKINIVKAYIKHLPNCSVVDEKGHPVSWMLTDEFHCLRMAYTQPKYRRNGHYQDMMLTLVRERISEGFPVYCYLQKDNVASIALANKAGFTRGEETTFMYMSTSEK
- the LOC133153017 gene encoding glycine N-acyltransferase-like protein 3 isoform X2 produces the protein MIILKAFKDLTLMKKILYEELPQSIRVLAGLRHILRNNVFQLKMCVDSWPTFSTAICYHQKQNMQIGSSFVKLPHNYSIFSKNQDTLRSLLSDDKLVKWKNEIEFGVSNHHSEIVREIASLRGLHVEENGGYHSYINYSPEKLEMPEKMSTLATSTLNESHAELVAQQFSSEGSNKINIVKAYIKHLPNCSVVDEKGHPVSWMLTDEFHCLRMAYTQPKYRRNGHYQDMMLTLVRERISEGFPVYCYLQKDNVASIALANKAGFTRGEETTFMYMSTSEK
- the LOC133153017 gene encoding glycine-N-acyltransferase-like protein 3 isoform X3 — its product is MIILKAFKDLTLMKKILYEELPQSIRVLAGLRHILRNNVFQLKMCVDSWPTFSTAICYHQKQIGSSFVKLPHNYSIFSKNQDTLRSLLSDDKLVKWKNEIEFGVSNHHSEIVREIASLRGLHVEENGGYHSYINYSPEKLEMPDRKMSTLATSTLNESHAELVAQQFSSEGSNKINIVKAYIKHLPNCSVVDEKGHPVSWMLTDEFHCLRMAYTQPKYRRNGHYQDMMLTLVRERISEGFPVYCYLQKDNVASIALANKAGFTRGEETTFMYMSTSEK
- the LOC133153017 gene encoding glycine N-acyltransferase-like protein 3 isoform X4 translates to MCVDSWPTFSTAICYHQKQNMQIGSSFVKLPHNYSIFSKNQDTLRSLLSDDKLVKWKNEIEFGVSNHHSEIVREIASLRGLHVEENGGYHSYINYSPEKLEMPDRKMSTLATSTLNESHAELVAQQFSSEGSNKINIVKAYIKHLPNCSVVDEKGHPVSWMLTDEFHCLRMAYTQPKYRRNGHYQDMMLTLVRERISEGFPVYCYLQKDNVASIALANKAGFTRGEETTFMYMSTSEK
- the LOC133152888 gene encoding glycine N-acyltransferase-like isoform X1, with the translated sequence MIILNAFKDLTLMKNILHREPPQSIIVLGGLYHIMQRNVFQLKMCVDSWPTFSTAICYRQNQNGGHFKESHEKYSIFSKNQKTLRRLLTDDKLQIKWRNGLEFEVANHHSQIICELASFRGFHVEENGGYHSNINYSPDKLNMSEKTSTLATSTLNEPHAELVVQQLPYAGSNEINRVKAYIQHLPNCCVVDEKGHPVSWLLTDELNEMRMAYTQPKYRKKGHFQDMMHTLIRQRISEGLPVYVHIHKDNEAAIGVVIKAGFTRGDETTVTYMSTSEK
- the LOC133152888 gene encoding glycine N-acyltransferase-like isoform X2 — protein: MQRNVFQLKMCVDSWPTFSTAICYRQNQNGGHFKESHEKYSIFSKNQKTLRRLLTDDKLQIKWRNGLEFEVANHHSQIICELASFRGFHVEENGGYHSNINYSPDKLNMSEKTSTLATSTLNEPHAELVVQQLPYAGSNEINRVKAYIQHLPNCCVVDEKGHPVSWLLTDELNEMRMAYTQPKYRKKGHFQDMMHTLIRQRISEGLPVYVHIHKDNEAAIGVVIKAGFTRGDETTVTYMSTSEK